A single genomic interval of Staphylococcus hyicus harbors:
- a CDS encoding fructosamine kinase family protein has protein sequence MNLEQWSAALPLKDITSIMPVSGGDVNDAYKVETLNETYFLLVQPNRSERFYAAEIAGLKAFEKAGITAPRVIAQGENDGDAYLLLSYLEEGTSGRQEELGRLVATLHRTESENGQFGFHLPYEGGDHRFDNTWTKDWATLFLAQRIIPLKERIVSQHLLSAKDLTLFDQVYDIMSQSLKQHTSRPSLLHGDLWAGNYMFLTDGTPALFDPSPLYGDREFDLGATKVFGGFSQEFYDAYHEAYPLSKGARERIRFYELYLLLVHLVKFGAMYEGRVCKVMKEIITDTTI, from the coding sequence ATGAATTTAGAACAATGGAGTGCTGCATTACCATTAAAAGATATTACATCAATCATGCCGGTTTCAGGTGGTGATGTAAACGATGCGTATAAGGTTGAAACGTTAAACGAAACGTATTTTCTCCTTGTTCAACCGAATCGATCAGAGCGATTTTATGCGGCAGAGATTGCAGGACTTAAAGCGTTTGAAAAAGCGGGTATTACTGCACCGCGTGTTATTGCTCAAGGGGAGAATGATGGCGATGCGTATTTATTATTAAGTTATCTCGAAGAAGGGACTTCTGGACGTCAAGAAGAGTTAGGACGTCTCGTTGCGACGTTACATCGAACAGAAAGCGAAAACGGTCAATTTGGGTTCCATCTCCCTTATGAAGGGGGTGACCATCGCTTTGACAATACATGGACAAAAGACTGGGCAACACTTTTTTTGGCTCAACGTATAATTCCGTTGAAAGAGAGGATTGTGTCGCAACACTTATTATCAGCAAAAGATTTAACGTTGTTTGATCAAGTTTATGACATAATGTCGCAATCGTTAAAACAACATACCAGTCGTCCGTCATTATTGCATGGGGATTTATGGGCAGGTAACTACATGTTTTTAACAGATGGGACACCGGCTTTATTTGATCCTTCACCTTTATATGGGGATCGTGAATTTGATTTAGGTGCCACAAAGGTGTTTGGTGGCTTTTCTCAAGAATTTTATGACGCTTATCATGAAGCGTATCCTTTAAGTAAAGGGGCAAGAGAGCGCATTCGATTTTACGAATTGTATTTATTGTTAGTACATCTTGTGAAATTTGGTGCGATGTACGAAGGTCGTGTGTGTAAAGTCATGAAAGAAATTATTACAGACACAACGATATAA
- a CDS encoding DUF1648 domain-containing protein, translated as MNYNRYRIRILNGFCLIIWLIALSYLGLMYDNIPNKVGTHFTLLGQADAYGDKVSLWLLPVTFMVIWVIGVLFSNALPTLLNLVLGVKQSVKTQQCVITGFFSILHLTTWMLYMNLVHHALQGEHKITVFFTILPIVSVSIYIILVIGYGLKQKGRRNKLK; from the coding sequence ATGAATTACAATCGGTACCGCATTCGAATATTAAATGGTTTTTGTCTCATTATATGGCTGATAGCGCTGAGTTATCTAGGCCTCATGTATGACAACATCCCAAATAAAGTAGGCACACATTTCACACTTTTAGGTCAAGCAGATGCCTACGGGGATAAGGTAAGCTTATGGCTGTTACCTGTGACATTTATGGTAATATGGGTGATAGGCGTGCTTTTCTCAAATGCCCTTCCCACTTTATTGAATCTCGTCTTAGGCGTAAAACAGTCCGTGAAGACACAACAATGCGTAATAACAGGTTTCTTTAGTATCTTACATTTAACAACTTGGATGTTATATATGAACTTAGTACACCATGCTTTACAAGGAGAACACAAAATTACGGTGTTTTTTACAATTTTACCCATTGTTTCAGTAAGTATCTATATCATTCTTGTTATAGGATACGGATTGAAACAAAAGGGGCGCAGAAATAAATTAAAATGA